A stretch of the Snodgrassella alvi genome encodes the following:
- a CDS encoding class I SAM-dependent methyltransferase: MSNDIGAFANRLGKNIKHLRKWAQRQGLEAWRMYDRDIPQYPFAVDIYKDQVHLQEYDTGWLMQKAEYEEWLGGVIEAIVFVTGLPADNIHVKRRARQKGKEQYEKTGAEGTDFVIHEYERAFWVNLDKYLDTGLFIDHRNTRRLIGNLAEGKRFLNLFAYTGSFTVYAATGGAILSETVDLSNTYLQWAKRNFELNGLDSLKHQIVRADVFLYLQQAAELSRQFDLIVMDPPSFSNSKKMRDILDIQRDQEKLIDGAMHLLAPQGVLFFSNNLRSFTLNAGLHQRYSIRDISANTVPDDFRNTRIHQCWEIRHR; the protein is encoded by the coding sequence ATGAGTAATGATATAGGTGCTTTTGCTAACCGTCTTGGTAAGAATATTAAACATTTGCGTAAGTGGGCGCAGCGTCAGGGGCTGGAGGCATGGCGGATGTACGACCGTGATATTCCTCAATATCCGTTTGCGGTGGATATTTATAAGGATCAGGTTCATTTGCAGGAATATGATACTGGCTGGCTGATGCAGAAGGCAGAGTATGAGGAATGGCTGGGCGGGGTTATTGAGGCGATAGTGTTCGTTACAGGGCTGCCTGCAGACAATATTCATGTTAAAAGACGGGCGCGCCAGAAAGGTAAAGAGCAGTATGAAAAAACCGGTGCCGAAGGCACAGATTTTGTTATTCATGAATACGAACGTGCTTTTTGGGTAAATCTGGATAAGTATTTAGATACGGGTTTATTTATAGATCATCGTAATACTCGCAGATTAATCGGTAATCTAGCTGAAGGTAAACGTTTTTTGAATTTATTTGCTTATACGGGTAGTTTTACGGTTTATGCGGCCACCGGTGGAGCCATATTGAGTGAAACAGTCGATTTGTCAAATACTTATCTGCAATGGGCGAAACGTAATTTTGAGCTAAATGGATTGGATAGTTTAAAGCATCAGATTGTGCGTGCTGATGTGTTCCTGTATCTGCAGCAGGCAGCTGAACTAAGCAGGCAGTTTGATTTAATTGTAATGGATCCACCGAGTTTTTCTAATAGTAAGAAAATGCGAGATATTCTTGATATTCAGCGGGATCAGGAAAAGTTGATTGATGGGGCGATGCATTTATTGGCGCCACAGGGGGTGTTGTTTTTCTCAAATAATCTGCGGAGTTTCACGTTGAATGCTGGTTTGCATCAACGCTACAGCATTCGGGATATTTCTGCAAATACTGTACCTGATGATTTTCGCAATACCCGCATTCACCAGTGTTGGGAGATCAGGCATCGATAA
- a CDS encoding ricin-type beta-trefoil lectin domain protein: protein MIGNIQFKQILILMSMLCCPALTEAAVIYHSGHGERDIIVDLPISRTTTINKTVHIDAPAGATVIYTDTPVYPAALPYPDYPEGLPYPPVYPVSSSISLRPLNSVCLRTKSMASVWQPVLLETCTAGEISEAMYFHQGKVWLNNRCLAVKNHDVGVVSCTQSRRNNWLLTGRQLRDRDSKLCVDGANGSLQLQPCSDVSSQQFH, encoded by the coding sequence ATGATTGGCAATATACAATTCAAGCAAATTTTGATTTTGATGAGTATGCTGTGTTGTCCAGCTTTGACCGAAGCAGCGGTCATATATCATTCCGGTCATGGTGAACGCGATATCATTGTTGATTTGCCTATTTCACGAACCACTACGATTAATAAAACGGTACATATTGATGCCCCTGCTGGCGCAACTGTGATTTATACTGATACGCCCGTATATCCTGCTGCTCTGCCTTATCCAGATTATCCTGAAGGTTTACCTTATCCGCCTGTTTATCCTGTTTCTTCCAGTATCAGCTTGCGTCCGCTCAATAGTGTATGTTTGCGTACGAAAAGCATGGCTTCGGTATGGCAGCCTGTTTTGCTTGAAACTTGTACGGCTGGAGAAATCAGTGAGGCTATGTATTTCCATCAGGGAAAAGTATGGCTGAACAATCGTTGCCTTGCTGTTAAAAATCATGATGTTGGAGTCGTTTCTTGTACGCAAAGTAGAAGAAATAACTGGCTACTAACGGGACGCCAGCTTCGAGATAGGGATAGTAAATTATGTGTGGATGGGGCTAACGGCTCTTTGCAATTACAACCCTGTAGTGATGTTTCTAGTCAGCAATTTCATTAA
- the hisC gene encoding histidinol-phosphate transaminase: MSKFWSENTKRLQPYVPGEQPKFSNLVKLNTNENPFAPSPLVLQAMYDAINGDLRLYPDPNADNLKQTVADYYGLQKSQVFVGNGSDEVLAHAFAAFFQGKQQLLMPDVSYSFYPVYCQLYDVKPRVIPLDAQFAINSADYAGAVAGVIFPNPNAPTGCILPLAMIEKILQANPECVVLVDEAYIDFGGVSAVKLIADYPNLLVVQTLSKSRSLAGMRVGLALGQAELIEGLERVKNSFNSYPLDRVAQAAAIAAFKDDGYFRSTCKKVIDNRIWLTEQLRHLGFEVLPSYANFVFACHVEKAAEEIAVFLRQHGVVVRHFQQARIDNFLRISIGTVEQQQRLIAVLKELLMK, translated from the coding sequence ATGAGTAAATTTTGGAGTGAGAATACTAAAAGGTTGCAGCCTTATGTACCCGGTGAGCAGCCTAAATTTTCTAATCTGGTTAAACTGAACACTAATGAGAATCCATTTGCACCATCACCTTTGGTGTTACAAGCAATGTATGACGCAATAAATGGGGATTTGCGTTTATACCCTGATCCGAATGCAGATAATCTTAAGCAGACTGTGGCAGACTACTATGGTTTGCAAAAATCGCAAGTGTTTGTGGGAAATGGCTCTGATGAGGTGTTGGCACACGCTTTTGCAGCTTTTTTTCAAGGTAAACAGCAGTTGTTAATGCCCGATGTTAGCTATAGCTTTTATCCAGTGTATTGTCAGTTGTATGATGTGAAACCGCGTGTGATACCACTGGATGCGCAGTTTGCCATTAATTCGGCAGATTACGCTGGGGCAGTGGCGGGTGTGATTTTTCCAAACCCGAATGCACCTACCGGCTGTATTCTACCGCTCGCAATGATTGAAAAGATATTGCAAGCTAATCCTGAATGTGTGGTGCTGGTAGATGAAGCTTATATTGATTTTGGTGGTGTCTCTGCGGTGAAGTTGATTGCAGATTATCCTAATCTACTCGTAGTGCAGACATTATCTAAGTCACGGTCGCTAGCTGGTATGCGGGTTGGTCTGGCATTGGGGCAGGCTGAATTGATTGAAGGGCTAGAGCGAGTAAAAAACAGTTTTAATTCCTATCCGCTGGATCGTGTGGCACAGGCGGCGGCTATTGCTGCCTTCAAGGATGATGGCTATTTTCGTTCTACTTGTAAAAAAGTCATCGATAACCGTATCTGGCTGACTGAACAATTACGGCACCTGGGTTTTGAAGTCTTACCTTCTTATGCCAATTTTGTATTTGCTTGTCACGTAGAAAAAGCTGCCGAGGAGATTGCTGTCTTTTTGCGTCAGCATGGTGTGGTGGTGCGCCATTTTCAACAGGCTAGGATTGATAATTTTTTGCGTATCAGTATTGGGACAGTTGAGCAACAGCAGCGTCTAATAGCGGTGCTGAAAGAATTATTGATGAAATAA
- a CDS encoding SulP family inorganic anion transporter codes for MELKSFKWRPLVWLSHGWKMLGYVLPMALACAGITGLPISMALASLLCALLCCLLFGGRNKVLLTPAPFSALMLTASIAYYAGAVSDRLMVASMLTLFTGGWLVLLTVILPRHCMNWIARPVWHGIGMGISLTLMVMLAPIILGVAANNSSWLEQWVLLLNWHSWNWPSVVLAALSLALLLFWRTQSQPKALWVLLLVWMLSHIWPFTLLGVATPVQQNWQVWMQVSQVHADWALLVFMSATIALLINVEICQYLPDRFRYSTGLTGLTNILSALTGGMVASVGYVDDQALRLTRSTLLTALVILLLIYCWSWWRAVPLPVLAVIALYAICVQINWSELRLYYRQWGDLLWLCVSALLIVLFGICAGLWLIISLGLIVMCWHTIRLRAWPLLLPEVQIVVQEAVITLPQILLFANASSLLHRSFDLVRTLKVQKVYLDVSAGCHTDVTVFVHLQVLARNLHQQGKTLYICGLSEAACMVLTTKKLDYLLPEQLSTRDAESLLISPSYAGEPVTV; via the coding sequence TTGGAACTGAAAAGCTTTAAGTGGCGGCCTTTGGTATGGCTGTCACATGGCTGGAAGATGCTGGGCTATGTTTTGCCGATGGCTCTTGCTTGTGCCGGTATCACCGGCTTGCCCATTTCTATGGCTCTGGCCAGTTTGTTGTGTGCACTATTGTGCTGCCTTCTTTTTGGTGGCCGTAATAAAGTATTGCTGACGCCCGCACCGTTTTCAGCTTTGATGCTTACCGCATCAATAGCTTACTATGCCGGTGCGGTGTCGGATCGGCTTATGGTAGCGAGTATGCTGACTCTGTTTACTGGAGGCTGGTTAGTATTGCTGACTGTGATTCTGCCACGGCATTGTATGAACTGGATTGCCCGTCCGGTGTGGCACGGTATCGGAATGGGGATTTCCTTGACTCTGATGGTGATGCTGGCACCGATTATTCTTGGTGTGGCCGCCAATAATAGCTCATGGCTGGAGCAATGGGTGCTACTGCTAAACTGGCATAGCTGGAACTGGCCGAGCGTGGTGCTGGCTGCTCTTTCTCTTGCTTTACTGCTGTTTTGGCGAACGCAATCTCAGCCGAAAGCTTTGTGGGTGTTGCTGTTGGTATGGATGCTCAGCCATATTTGGCCGTTTACATTGCTGGGTGTGGCTACTCCGGTACAGCAAAACTGGCAAGTTTGGATGCAAGTGAGTCAAGTACATGCAGACTGGGCTTTGCTGGTATTTATGAGTGCTACGATTGCTTTATTGATTAATGTAGAAATTTGCCAATATTTACCAGATCGTTTCCGGTACAGCACTGGTTTGACTGGTTTGACTAATATTCTGTCTGCGCTGACTGGCGGTATGGTGGCCAGTGTGGGTTATGTAGATGATCAGGCTCTGCGATTAACCCGTTCGACGTTGTTGACTGCGCTGGTGATATTGTTACTGATCTATTGCTGGTCATGGTGGCGTGCGGTTCCGCTGCCAGTGCTGGCCGTAATTGCGCTGTATGCAATCTGCGTGCAGATAAACTGGAGTGAGTTGCGCTTGTATTATCGCCAATGGGGTGATTTGTTATGGTTGTGTGTTTCTGCGCTGCTGATTGTGTTGTTTGGTATCTGTGCCGGTTTATGGCTGATTATTTCTTTAGGCTTGATTGTGATGTGCTGGCATACTATTCGTCTGCGAGCATGGCCGTTGTTGCTGCCTGAAGTGCAGATTGTGGTACAGGAAGCTGTTATTACGCTGCCACAGATTTTGCTGTTTGCTAATGCCAGTAGCTTACTCCATCGAAGTTTTGATTTGGTTCGGACATTGAAAGTACAAAAGGTTTATCTGGATGTTAGTGCAGGCTGTCATACTGATGTGACGGTATTTGTCCATTTGCAGGTGTTGGCACGTAACCTGCATCAGCAAGGTAAAACTTTATATATCTGTGGCCTGAGTGAAGCAGCATGTATGGTGCTAACGACTAAAAAATTGGATTATTTGCTGCCTGAGCAATTGAGTACGCGTGATGCTGAATCTTTATTGATCAGCCCAAGCTATGCTGGTGAGCCTGTAACAGTATGA
- a CDS encoding 5-(carboxyamino)imidazole ribonucleotide synthase, which translates to MSCFSSCILPPSMLGIMGGGQLGAMFTVAAKTMGYQVMVWDPDPEAPAAQFADVHLCAAFDDSKALQAMAECAAVTTEFENVNAQSMRWLAQYTVVSPSGECVAIAQDRQQEKEWIAKAGLKTVPYRVVCAESDIDSHVEELLPGILKTATLGYDGKGQIAVSTIAELKSAFVKLGQVRCVLEKKVDLRAEISVVVARLDEEYTVCFPVAENQHENGILAYSLVPARLPLSVLQQAEQMACRLAQAMEYRGVMAVEMFVVGSKMQLVVNEVAPRPHNSGHFSMDACISDQFQQQVRIMCGLKPAAADLLQPCCMANILGDVWPPQTEPNWSVVLNHATAFLHLYGKKQVRPSRKMGHFTVLAQDSEQALQMARALHLRLQSGAQEFCSTDVNLS; encoded by the coding sequence ATGTCTTGTTTTTCTTCCTGTATTCTGCCACCTTCAATGCTGGGCATTATGGGCGGTGGCCAGTTAGGGGCAATGTTTACAGTTGCTGCTAAAACAATGGGTTATCAGGTGATGGTATGGGATCCTGATCCTGAAGCTCCTGCTGCTCAATTTGCTGATGTGCATTTGTGCGCTGCTTTTGATGATTCTAAAGCTTTACAGGCTATGGCTGAATGTGCGGCGGTAACGACGGAATTTGAAAATGTCAATGCTCAGTCTATGCGCTGGTTGGCACAATATACAGTTGTGTCTCCCTCTGGTGAATGTGTGGCTATTGCACAAGACAGGCAGCAGGAAAAGGAATGGATTGCTAAAGCTGGGCTGAAAACGGTACCTTATCGTGTTGTTTGTGCTGAATCTGATATTGATAGCCATGTTGAAGAATTATTACCAGGAATACTGAAGACGGCGACGCTGGGCTATGATGGTAAAGGTCAGATAGCGGTTAGCACAATTGCTGAATTGAAGTCTGCTTTTGTCAAATTAGGGCAGGTGCGCTGTGTGCTGGAAAAAAAAGTAGATTTGCGTGCGGAAATTTCGGTGGTAGTGGCACGGCTTGATGAAGAGTACACGGTGTGTTTTCCGGTTGCAGAAAACCAGCATGAAAATGGTATTTTGGCATATTCGCTGGTACCGGCTAGACTACCTCTTTCAGTTTTACAGCAGGCTGAGCAGATGGCATGCCGGCTGGCTCAGGCCATGGAATATAGAGGGGTCATGGCAGTTGAGATGTTTGTTGTGGGCAGCAAGATGCAGCTGGTAGTGAATGAAGTGGCGCCTCGGCCGCATAATTCGGGCCATTTTAGTATGGATGCCTGTATTTCGGACCAGTTTCAGCAACAGGTAAGGATAATGTGTGGTTTAAAACCGGCTGCTGCTGATTTGTTACAGCCTTGCTGTATGGCCAATATTCTTGGTGATGTATGGCCGCCGCAAACTGAGCCGAACTGGTCTGTCGTGCTGAATCATGCAACGGCATTTTTACATCTGTATGGTAAAAAACAAGTCCGTCCGAGTCGCAAGATGGGACATTTTACTGTTCTTGCGCAGGATTCTGAGCAGGCCTTGCAAATGGCTCGCGCTCTTCATCTGCGTTTGCAATCTGGTGCTCAAGAATTTTGCTCGACTGATGTTAATTTATCCTGA
- a CDS encoding flavocytochrome c, with protein sequence MNTPSSPLYNPLTLPNGAILKNRLVMAPMTTCCGFYDGTVTDNLIEYYRQRAGSIGTVIVECGFVDTMGPAFPGAIGIHNDDCIEGLSLLAAAIKEQGSKAIIQIYHGGRMVEPQLIGGQTPKAPSAIAIPRPNATVPVAMSAGEVEDMIIKFGDAARRAIAAGFDGIEIHGANTYLIQQFFSPHANQRQDKWGGSRENRTRFPLAVLEISRQMAEEHANKEFIIGYRFSPEELEVPGITFEDSLFLLDKLAQTGLDYVHFSMAATLRPSIIDTDDETPLIDKYIQQRSAALAKVPVIGVGNVVNKADAETAMAHGYDLIAAGRACVAYPDWADRIQQYDDLQLSMNSDQRTELCIPEPLWRFPLIHSMVREINTKKFHAGTYQQTVSDDYENKFVINVELGEDFIKDMSLINAEQLDHVSVRNFNEIKERILAANSPYVDAISGATSQCDAFKKAVTKAISTSYKVASIVEGGDGDDKTCDVVVVGSGGAGLAAAIEAHDKGASVVIIEKMPIAGGNTNKASAGMNAAETLFQQQAGITDHKEWFYNETLKGGKNKNNPELLHYFVEHAPAAINWLDAKGIRLNNLTTTGGMSVDRTHRPNNGAAVGGFLISGLLKNINERGIELMLDTSVTDIELKDGRINAVIVNDEDGNEQRISTKAIIVATGGFGANAQMVTHYRPDLANFVTTNHKGATGSGIALLQKIGAGTVDMNEIQIHPTVEQKTAYLISESIRGGGAILVSRHGKRFVNELDTRDKVSNSIIALTDHYAYILFDEQIRQENKAADTYIGKGLAVQADSLVGLAEKLDINPETLSNTVERYNRFVEQQHDEDFGRTTGMRHPLNQPSFYAIPIAPGIHHTMGGVTINTNTEVLDTNAQVIKGAYAAGEVAGGVHGGNRIGGNAIADIIIFGIQAGDQAAAYAKDL encoded by the coding sequence ATGAATACCCCATCTTCTCCACTATATAATCCGCTTACCCTACCCAACGGGGCCATTCTGAAAAACCGGCTGGTCATGGCACCAATGACAACATGCTGCGGATTCTATGATGGCACGGTTACCGACAACCTAATTGAATATTACCGCCAGCGAGCTGGCAGCATCGGAACTGTTATAGTGGAATGCGGGTTCGTCGATACCATGGGACCGGCTTTTCCTGGCGCCATCGGCATACATAACGACGACTGCATCGAAGGTCTGAGCCTGCTTGCTGCAGCTATCAAAGAACAAGGTTCTAAAGCAATTATACAAATCTATCATGGCGGACGCATGGTGGAACCTCAGCTTATCGGCGGCCAAACACCAAAAGCACCCAGTGCCATCGCTATTCCTCGACCAAATGCCACAGTACCGGTAGCAATGAGCGCGGGTGAAGTGGAAGACATGATTATAAAATTTGGCGATGCCGCCAGACGAGCCATAGCCGCCGGCTTCGATGGCATTGAAATTCATGGCGCCAATACTTATCTGATTCAACAGTTTTTCTCACCTCATGCCAACCAGCGACAAGACAAATGGGGTGGTAGCCGTGAAAACCGCACCCGTTTCCCGCTAGCGGTACTAGAAATCAGCCGGCAAATGGCAGAAGAACATGCAAATAAAGAATTTATCATTGGTTACCGCTTCTCACCAGAAGAGCTAGAAGTACCTGGGATTACCTTTGAAGATTCCTTGTTTTTACTAGATAAACTAGCACAAACCGGTCTTGACTATGTCCATTTCTCCATGGCTGCGACTTTACGTCCATCCATCATTGATACTGACGACGAAACACCGTTAATAGATAAATACATTCAACAGCGTTCAGCAGCGCTGGCTAAAGTACCCGTAATCGGCGTAGGTAATGTAGTAAACAAGGCTGATGCAGAGACAGCCATGGCACACGGCTATGATTTAATAGCTGCAGGACGAGCATGCGTTGCCTATCCAGATTGGGCAGATCGTATACAGCAATACGATGATTTACAACTGTCCATGAATAGCGATCAGCGTACCGAGCTATGCATACCCGAGCCCTTATGGCGCTTTCCGCTTATCCATAGCATGGTACGAGAAATCAACACCAAAAAATTCCATGCCGGCACCTACCAGCAGACAGTCAGCGATGACTACGAAAACAAATTCGTTATCAATGTAGAGCTGGGAGAAGATTTCATCAAAGACATGTCACTTATAAATGCCGAACAGCTAGACCACGTATCCGTTCGCAATTTCAACGAAATCAAAGAGCGGATATTGGCCGCCAACAGCCCTTATGTCGATGCCATCAGTGGTGCCACATCACAGTGCGATGCCTTTAAAAAAGCAGTAACAAAAGCCATTTCCACCTCCTACAAAGTAGCCAGCATTGTTGAAGGCGGCGATGGCGACGACAAAACCTGTGATGTGGTTGTAGTAGGTAGTGGTGGTGCCGGACTGGCAGCAGCAATAGAAGCTCACGACAAAGGTGCATCTGTCGTCATCATTGAAAAAATGCCAATTGCCGGTGGCAATACCAATAAAGCCTCAGCCGGCATGAACGCCGCAGAAACCCTGTTCCAGCAACAGGCAGGCATTACCGACCATAAAGAATGGTTCTATAACGAGACCTTAAAAGGCGGTAAAAACAAAAACAATCCTGAACTATTACACTACTTTGTCGAACATGCGCCGGCGGCTATCAATTGGCTGGACGCAAAAGGAATCCGCTTAAACAATCTAACTACCACAGGCGGCATGAGCGTAGACCGCACCCATCGTCCAAATAATGGTGCGGCCGTAGGCGGATTTCTGATTAGCGGCTTATTGAAAAACATCAATGAGCGCGGTATCGAACTGATGCTCGATACCTCCGTTACCGATATCGAACTAAAAGATGGACGGATCAATGCAGTAATAGTGAATGACGAAGATGGCAATGAACAACGCATCAGCACCAAAGCAATCATCGTAGCCACAGGTGGTTTTGGTGCCAACGCGCAGATGGTGACACATTACCGACCAGACTTAGCAAATTTTGTAACCACAAACCACAAAGGCGCTACCGGTTCAGGCATCGCCCTGTTACAGAAAATCGGCGCTGGTACCGTTGACATGAATGAAATACAGATTCATCCCACAGTCGAACAAAAAACTGCCTATCTGATTTCAGAATCTATACGTGGCGGTGGTGCCATACTGGTATCACGGCATGGCAAACGCTTTGTCAACGAGCTAGACACACGCGATAAAGTTTCCAACAGTATCATCGCCCTTACAGATCATTATGCTTATATATTATTCGATGAGCAAATACGTCAGGAAAATAAAGCAGCAGATACCTACATCGGCAAAGGACTGGCTGTACAGGCAGATTCTTTAGTTGGACTGGCAGAAAAACTGGATATTAACCCGGAAACCCTCAGCAATACGGTAGAACGCTATAATCGTTTTGTCGAACAGCAGCATGACGAAGATTTCGGCCGCACCACCGGCATGCGCCATCCTTTAAACCAGCCATCATTCTATGCAATTCCGATTGCACCAGGTATCCACCATACCATGGGTGGTGTTACTATCAACACCAATACAGAAGTACTTGATACCAATGCGCAAGTTATTAAAGGCGCATACGCAGCAGGCGAAGTAGCTGGTGGCGTACACGGGGGTAACCGCATCGGTGGTAACGCCATTGCCGATATCATTATTTTTGGTATTCAGGCTGGTGATCAGGCAGCTGCCTATGCAAAAGACCTATAA
- a CDS encoding FAD:protein FMN transferase, with protein MSETCHTYSQQLMGTTVSLQLFVENLPAVSAVFQTIQALETRLTVNRNHSEVMSINHAAGSQPVAVSKLVFDLIRQAKQASLLPHSCFNFAIGPLVKLWKIGFNGHSVPPAEEIAKRLTLANPELIKLDEKNHTVFLTRTGMEIDLGAIAKGYIADITKLVLASYGIHQAIINCGGNVLTIGSSPLTSNQQWHIGLKRPFAAADSLLGILHLQNKSVVTSGIYERYFILNEKLYHHIIDPQSGYPLDNELQSVTIISDNSLTGDIYSTILYGLGVERGIKELDKHQYMGAIFVTKDKKIIIRSNQHFEFKSLADDYQICSYELN; from the coding sequence ATGTCAGAAACCTGCCATACCTACAGCCAGCAGCTCATGGGAACAACAGTTTCCCTACAACTTTTTGTAGAAAACCTGCCGGCAGTATCAGCTGTGTTTCAAACCATACAGGCTTTAGAAACACGATTAACCGTCAACAGAAACCATTCAGAAGTGATGAGCATCAATCATGCTGCCGGCTCACAGCCGGTAGCAGTCAGCAAACTAGTTTTTGATTTAATCCGTCAGGCCAAACAGGCCAGCCTACTTCCCCATAGCTGTTTCAACTTTGCCATTGGACCACTGGTTAAACTATGGAAAATCGGCTTTAACGGCCACAGCGTCCCGCCTGCTGAAGAAATTGCTAAGCGGCTGACCCTAGCTAATCCTGAGCTAATAAAACTAGACGAAAAAAATCATACTGTTTTTCTGACCAGAACCGGCATGGAAATAGATTTAGGTGCCATTGCCAAAGGCTATATAGCAGATATAACCAAACTGGTATTAGCCAGCTATGGCATCCATCAGGCCATAATCAACTGTGGCGGTAATGTATTAACCATTGGAAGCTCGCCCCTCACCAGCAATCAGCAATGGCATATCGGACTAAAACGCCCGTTTGCCGCCGCAGACAGCCTGCTGGGAATTCTGCATCTGCAAAATAAATCAGTTGTAACATCTGGGATTTATGAACGCTATTTCATCCTGAATGAAAAACTGTATCACCACATCATTGATCCTCAGAGTGGCTACCCTTTAGACAATGAGCTGCAAAGTGTCACTATCATTTCCGACAACTCCTTGACTGGCGATATCTATTCCACAATTCTTTACGGCTTGGGAGTAGAACGAGGAATAAAAGAATTAGATAAACATCAATATATGGGTGCCATATTTGTGACCAAAGACAAAAAAATAATCATCAGATCCAATCAGCACTTCGAATTTAAATCACTAGCAGATGATTACCAAATTTGCTCATATGAACTAAATTGA
- a CDS encoding DEAD/DEAH box helicase: protein MTLSFSDLHLDKQITSALTAAGYETPTPVQLESIPAVLNNQDVMVSAQTGSGKTAAFLLPTLQKLLKRSEKSGKGPRALVLTPTRELAQQVEKNAQIYGKNMPWLRTVTLVGGTAFGQQIRALARPIDLIVATPGRLMDHMRQGRIDFGRLEVLILDEADRMLDMGFIDDIETIVAATPAERQTLLFSATWDGMVGKLAQKLTNQPQKIDIAREEKQGKIDEQLLYCDDIRHKNRLLDHLLRDASIDQAVIFTATKAMSEQLADELYEKGFSANCLHGDMPQGWRNRTLMDLRKGRIKILVATDVAARGIDVPTITHVINYDLPKQAEDYVHRIGRTGRAGRTGLAITFAEVNEYIKVHKIERYLNRKLPEHTISGMEPTRKRSSKFANKGRRSFGNQGKSGNWNTGRRHNNEQQPNRSRQGNQAGRQRSNPQNRHSSNSQPKH from the coding sequence ATGACATTGTCTTTTTCAGATTTACATTTAGACAAACAAATTACCAGCGCGCTCACTGCTGCCGGATATGAAACCCCAACTCCTGTACAACTGGAATCTATTCCCGCTGTTTTAAATAATCAGGATGTAATGGTTTCTGCACAGACAGGTTCAGGCAAAACAGCTGCTTTTCTTTTGCCAACGTTACAAAAATTGCTTAAACGCAGCGAAAAATCCGGCAAAGGCCCGCGTGCACTGGTATTAACGCCCACACGTGAACTTGCCCAGCAAGTCGAAAAAAATGCTCAGATATACGGCAAAAATATGCCTTGGCTGCGCACAGTTACCCTAGTGGGAGGCACCGCTTTCGGACAACAAATCCGAGCCTTAGCGCGCCCCATCGACCTGATTGTAGCTACTCCTGGACGATTAATGGATCACATGCGTCAGGGACGCATCGATTTTGGGCGTTTGGAAGTCCTCATTCTGGACGAAGCAGACCGCATGCTAGACATGGGCTTCATTGATGACATCGAAACCATCGTCGCAGCCACTCCTGCCGAACGTCAAACCCTATTATTCTCAGCCACATGGGATGGCATGGTTGGCAAACTGGCGCAGAAACTAACCAACCAGCCTCAGAAAATTGATATTGCCCGTGAAGAAAAACAAGGCAAAATCGATGAACAATTGCTATATTGTGACGATATTCGTCATAAAAATCGCCTGCTAGATCATTTGTTACGTGATGCCAGTATCGATCAAGCAGTAATCTTTACCGCCACCAAAGCTATGTCCGAACAACTGGCTGACGAACTATACGAAAAAGGTTTTTCTGCTAACTGTCTGCATGGAGACATGCCCCAGGGCTGGCGAAACCGCACCTTGATGGATTTACGCAAAGGCCGAATTAAAATTCTGGTCGCTACAGACGTAGCTGCACGAGGTATTGACGTACCTACTATTACGCATGTAATCAATTACGACCTACCCAAACAGGCAGAAGATTATGTACACCGCATAGGACGTACCGGCCGTGCAGGTCGCACCGGTTTGGCCATTACTTTTGCTGAGGTGAACGAGTACATCAAAGTTCACAAAATAGAACGCTACCTCAATCGGAAACTGCCTGAACATACCATCAGCGGCATGGAACCCACTCGCAAGCGTTCGAGTAAATTTGCTAATAAAGGTCGTCGTTCATTTGGCAACCAAGGCAAAAGCGGCAACTGGAATACCGGCCGTCGCCATAATAATGAGCAACAGCCCAACCGTTCGCGCCAAGGCAATCAAGCAGGACGTCAGCGCAGCAATCCGCAAAATAGACATAGCAGCAACAGCCAACCAAAACATTAA